In Pseudomonas fluorescens, one genomic interval encodes:
- the cls gene encoding cardiolipin synthase: MDYFGPHIFGYLIALIHSLGLIAAIHAVLTVRTAQGSIAWALSLIFIPYLTLIPYLVFGRSTFDGYIKARRQANEQMRQAISELNWRPWVEEALTARASKAYASLRAMPKLGRMPCLANNQVQLLVNGHATFEAIFHAIDQAREAVLVQFFIIHDDRLGQRLRDLLLKKAAEGVAIHLLYDRIGSHALPHSYVQALRDGGVEVKAFATRSGWLNRFQVNFRNHRKIVVVDGVLGFVGGHNVGDEYMGEKPPLAPWRDTHVQVRGPVVACMQESFAEDWFWAARTLPPLILPDVYPEDGVLCQLLASGPADAYETCSLFFVEAIHAATEQVWITSPYFIPDEAVFAALRLAVLRGVDVRLLLPSRPDHRIVYAASSLYAFEAVRAGVRVFRYEPGFLHQKVVLIDSEISAIGSANLDNRSFRLNFEVMLLTVDSEFAAHVERMLNDDFEQAYEVAKEESREIHRLQQLGMRIARLISPIL, encoded by the coding sequence ATGGATTATTTTGGACCGCACATTTTCGGTTATCTGATCGCCCTGATACATAGCCTCGGCTTGATCGCCGCGATCCATGCGGTGCTGACCGTACGCACCGCCCAAGGCTCGATCGCCTGGGCATTGTCGCTTATTTTCATTCCCTACCTGACGCTCATCCCTTATCTGGTTTTCGGTCGCAGCACCTTCGACGGCTATATCAAGGCGCGGCGTCAAGCCAACGAACAGATGCGTCAGGCGATCTCCGAGTTGAACTGGCGCCCGTGGGTCGAAGAAGCCCTCACCGCCCGCGCCTCGAAGGCCTACGCCTCGCTGCGCGCCATGCCCAAACTGGGGCGTATGCCGTGCCTGGCGAACAACCAGGTGCAACTGCTGGTGAATGGCCACGCGACCTTCGAGGCGATCTTCCACGCCATCGATCAAGCGCGCGAAGCCGTACTGGTGCAGTTTTTCATCATCCATGACGACCGCCTCGGGCAGCGCCTGCGCGATCTGTTGCTGAAGAAAGCGGCTGAGGGCGTGGCGATTCATCTGCTCTACGACCGGATCGGCAGCCACGCCTTGCCCCACAGTTATGTGCAGGCGTTGCGCGATGGCGGTGTCGAGGTCAAAGCCTTCGCCACACGCAGCGGCTGGCTCAATCGCTTCCAGGTGAATTTCCGCAACCACCGCAAAATCGTCGTGGTCGATGGCGTACTCGGCTTTGTGGGCGGGCACAACGTCGGCGATGAATACATGGGCGAGAAACCGCCCCTGGCGCCGTGGCGCGATACCCATGTTCAGGTGCGCGGGCCGGTGGTGGCCTGCATGCAGGAGTCGTTTGCCGAGGACTGGTTCTGGGCAGCACGGACGTTGCCACCGCTGATCCTGCCGGATGTCTACCCGGAAGATGGCGTGCTCTGCCAATTGCTGGCGAGCGGCCCGGCGGATGCCTACGAAACCTGTTCACTGTTCTTCGTCGAAGCCATCCACGCGGCGACGGAACAAGTGTGGATCACCAGCCCGTATTTCATTCCCGATGAGGCAGTATTCGCCGCGTTGCGCCTGGCGGTGCTGCGCGGCGTCGACGTGCGCCTGCTGCTGCCATCGCGTCCGGATCACCGCATCGTCTACGCTGCTTCCAGTCTCTACGCGTTCGAAGCGGTGCGCGCTGGCGTGCGGGTGTTCCGCTACGAGCCGGGGTTCCTGCATCAGAAAGTGGTGCTGATCGACAGCGAAATCAGCGCCATCGGCAGCGCCAATCTGGACAACCGTTCGTTCCGGCTGAATTTCGAAGTGATGCTGCTGACCGTCGACAGCGAATTCGCCGCCCACGTGGAACGCATGCTCAACGATGATTTCGAGCAGGCTTATGAAGTCGCCAAAGAAGAAAGCCGGGAGATCCACCGCCTGCAACAGCTCGGCATGCGGATCGCCCGGCTTATTTCACCGATTCTTTAA
- the cfaB gene encoding C17 cyclopropane fatty acid synthase CfaB yields MLAQLPPALQNLQLPLRLRLWDGHEFNLGPTPSVTIVVKDPTMVTQFTHPSLDALGAAFVEGRLELEGSISEVIRVCDELSSALLDEDESAQPVRAVHDKETDAKAISYHYDLSNAFYQLWLDSDMAYSCAYFETGSETLEQAQQAKFRHLCRKLRLQPGDYLLDVGCGWGGLARYAAREFGAKVFGITLSKEQLELARERVKAEGLEDQVELQLLDYRDLPQDGRFDKVVSVGMFEHVGHANLAEYCKVLFGAVKEGGLVMNHGITAKHTDGRPVGRGAGDFIEKYVFPNGELPHLAMISAEISEAGLEIVDVESLRLHYARTLDHWSERLEDNLEAAGKLVPDQALRIWRLYLAGCAYAFARGWINLHQILAVKAHPDGSHELPWTRDDIYHP; encoded by the coding sequence ATGCTCGCGCAACTTCCACCGGCCTTACAGAATCTGCAGCTTCCGCTTCGCTTGCGACTCTGGGATGGCCATGAGTTCAACCTGGGGCCGACGCCCAGCGTCACCATTGTGGTCAAGGACCCGACGATGGTCACCCAGTTCACCCATCCGAGTCTCGACGCGCTGGGGGCGGCGTTTGTCGAAGGCAGGCTGGAACTGGAGGGCTCGATCAGCGAGGTCATCCGGGTCTGCGACGAATTGAGCAGCGCCTTGCTCGATGAAGACGAAAGCGCGCAGCCAGTGCGTGCGGTGCACGACAAGGAAACCGACGCCAAAGCCATTTCCTATCACTATGACCTGTCCAACGCGTTCTATCAGCTGTGGCTGGACAGCGACATGGCGTATTCCTGCGCGTATTTCGAAACCGGCAGCGAAACTCTGGAACAGGCACAGCAGGCCAAGTTCCGACATCTGTGTCGCAAACTGCGTTTGCAGCCCGGTGATTACCTGCTGGATGTCGGTTGCGGCTGGGGTGGTTTGGCGCGTTACGCGGCACGTGAATTCGGCGCCAAAGTGTTCGGCATCACCTTGAGCAAGGAACAGCTGGAACTGGCCCGGGAGCGGGTCAAGGCCGAGGGCCTGGAAGATCAGGTTGAGCTGCAATTGCTCGACTACCGCGATCTGCCGCAGGACGGGCGTTTCGACAAGGTAGTCAGCGTCGGCATGTTCGAACACGTCGGCCACGCCAACCTCGCCGAGTACTGCAAGGTCCTGTTTGGCGCGGTGAAGGAGGGCGGTCTGGTGATGAACCACGGCATCACCGCCAAACACACCGATGGCCGTCCCGTGGGACGCGGTGCTGGCGACTTCATAGAGAAATACGTGTTCCCCAACGGCGAGCTGCCGCACCTGGCGATGATCTCGGCCGAGATCAGCGAAGCCGGGCTGGAGATTGTCGACGTCGAAAGCCTGCGCCTGCATTACGCGCGTACGCTGGATCACTGGAGCGAGCGTCTTGAGGACAACCTCGAAGCGGCCGGGAAACTGGTGCCGGATCAGGCGCTGCGTATCTGGCGGCTGTATCTGGCTGGATGTGCCTACGCGTTCGCGCGTGGCTGGATCAACCTGCACCAGATTCTTGCGGTGAAGGCGCATCCGGATGGCAGCCATGAACTGCCCTGGACCCGCGACGACATTTATCACCCCTGA
- the hflK gene encoding protease modulator HflK, with product MSDEVPRGTHSLSRPWIQAGRLAFFALYAVTVLAALAWAFSNVRQIDPQNRAVVLHFGALQRVQNAGLLLAWPQPFEQVVLLPAADRVIERRVENLLRSSEAIKADRVATFATPLSDALAGSGYLLTGDAGVVQLDVRVFYKVSDPYDFVLQGEHVLPALDRLVTRSAVALTAARDLDTILVARPELIGADNQAAERRERLRGDLVQGINKRLAELKASGQGIGIEVARVDVQSSLPDPAVSAFNAVLTASQQADKAVANARTEAEKLTQTANEQADRTLQVAHAQAGERLAKASADTATVMSLTKAQQQGTDPQMLLRLYRERMPKILGQAGSVTTVDPKDDSRLIIQGASK from the coding sequence ATGAGTGATGAAGTTCCACGTGGAACACATTCGTTGAGCCGTCCGTGGATTCAGGCCGGACGCCTGGCGTTTTTCGCCTTATATGCGGTGACGGTATTGGCTGCGTTGGCGTGGGCGTTTTCCAATGTGCGGCAGATTGATCCGCAAAATCGCGCGGTGGTCTTGCACTTTGGCGCACTGCAACGCGTGCAGAATGCCGGGCTGTTGCTGGCATGGCCGCAGCCGTTCGAGCAGGTGGTTTTGCTGCCGGCAGCGGATCGGGTCATCGAGCGCCGAGTGGAAAACCTGCTGCGTAGCAGTGAGGCGATCAAGGCTGATCGTGTAGCAACCTTCGCCACGCCACTGAGCGATGCACTGGCCGGTTCCGGCTATTTGCTGACCGGCGACGCCGGCGTTGTGCAATTGGATGTGCGGGTGTTTTACAAGGTCAGCGATCCCTATGACTTCGTGCTGCAGGGGGAGCATGTGCTGCCGGCACTGGATCGGCTGGTCACCCGCAGCGCGGTGGCACTGACCGCTGCTCGGGATCTGGATACGATTCTGGTCGCACGGCCGGAGTTGATCGGCGCCGACAATCAGGCCGCTGAACGCCGCGAACGCCTGCGCGGTGATCTGGTGCAAGGCATCAACAAGCGTCTGGCTGAACTGAAGGCGAGTGGGCAGGGCATCGGCATCGAGGTGGCGCGGGTCGACGTTCAGTCGAGTCTGCCGGATCCGGCGGTCAGTGCCTTTAATGCGGTGTTGACCGCCAGTCAGCAGGCCGACAAAGCCGTCGCCAATGCACGCACCGAGGCGGAAAAACTCACCCAGACCGCGAATGAGCAAGCCGACCGTACTCTGCAAGTGGCCCATGCTCAGGCCGGCGAACGGCTGGCAAAAGCCTCTGCCGACACTGCCACGGTAATGAGCCTGACCAAGGCGCAACAACAGGGCACCGACCCGCAGATGCTCCTGCGGCTATACCGCGAACGCATGCCGAAGATCCTCGGCCAGGCCGGGTCAGTGACCACGGTCGATCCGAAAGACGATTCCCGCCTGATCATTCAGGGAGCCAGTAAATGA
- a CDS encoding heavy metal translocating P-type ATPase — MTATTAAPSLLSSAEQRRAARQLTLAMLALGLLGLGLIWRWMVPEQTGVSQLLLGFASLLVAVPVMRSAWYSLRYPSLHGITDQLIALAMLGAWATGDLLTAALLPIIMIFGHVLEERSVIGSQEAIHALGQLTRSHARKIQADGSIIEVDNGTLQPGDTVEVRAGDRVPADGRVLFGQASLDTASITGESVPVETAVGMTVFGGAINLDGLLRIEVTRTGDQSTLGKVIALMQNAERSKPPITRLLERYAGSYMVLVLLLAAVTWFVTHDAQAMLAVLVAACPCALVLSAPATAIAGVAVAARHGILIRSSAFLEELADLTSLVVDKTGTLTYGTLRLQSISSPRLDQASVMALAASLGAASSHPVSRALAGLVSQEQSLPLTDIHERQGLGVVAMTAQGEAALGRPELFAQLGIVTTTVPEHDGPIAGLALNGEFVAWLLLADSVKPEARFALNELRELGLGRQLLLTGDRQSVAQTLAREVGLQEVEAQALPEDKLNRVLKEIDNGFRPMVVGDGINDSLALKAGVVGVAMGAGGADIALASADIVLIGSDLRRLGTCVRLSRQCRRTLQVNVIIGLGWTLAIVVFAAFGWLGAAGAMIAALLHNLSTLLVLGNAGRLLRFQEPLLKLKDDH; from the coding sequence ATGACTGCGACCACCGCTGCACCGAGCCTGTTGTCCTCGGCCGAACAGCGCCGCGCTGCGCGCCAATTGACTTTGGCAATGCTCGCCTTGGGCTTGCTCGGCCTCGGTTTGATCTGGCGCTGGATGGTGCCGGAGCAAACGGGTGTCAGTCAGTTGCTGCTGGGTTTCGCCTCCTTATTAGTAGCGGTGCCGGTGATGCGCTCTGCTTGGTACAGCTTGCGTTATCCGAGCCTGCACGGCATCACCGATCAACTGATTGCTTTGGCGATGCTCGGTGCGTGGGCGACTGGCGATCTGCTGACCGCCGCGTTGCTGCCGATCATCATGATCTTCGGCCACGTGCTGGAAGAGCGCAGCGTGATCGGCTCGCAGGAAGCGATTCACGCCCTCGGCCAATTGACCCGCAGCCACGCACGCAAGATTCAAGCGGACGGCTCGATCATTGAAGTCGACAACGGCACCCTTCAACCCGGTGACACGGTCGAGGTGCGCGCCGGGGATCGTGTGCCCGCGGATGGTCGGGTGTTGTTCGGCCAAGCCAGCCTCGACACGGCGTCGATTACCGGCGAGTCGGTGCCAGTGGAAACGGCAGTGGGCATGACGGTGTTTGGCGGCGCGATCAACCTCGATGGCTTGCTGCGCATTGAGGTGACCCGCACCGGTGATCAATCGACGCTGGGCAAAGTCATCGCGCTGATGCAGAACGCCGAGCGTTCGAAGCCGCCGATCACCCGTCTGCTTGAACGTTATGCCGGCAGCTACATGGTGCTGGTGTTGCTGTTGGCGGCGGTGACCTGGTTTGTCACCCATGACGCGCAAGCGATGCTCGCGGTGCTGGTAGCCGCATGTCCTTGCGCTTTGGTGCTGTCGGCACCGGCCACAGCAATTGCCGGAGTGGCGGTGGCGGCGCGCCACGGTATTCTGATCCGCAGCTCGGCGTTCCTTGAGGAGTTGGCAGACCTCACATCACTGGTGGTCGACAAGACCGGCACGCTGACTTACGGCACCTTGCGTTTGCAATCGATCAGCAGCCCGCGTCTGGATCAGGCCTCGGTGATGGCGCTGGCCGCCAGTCTCGGTGCGGCCAGCAGTCATCCTGTCAGCCGGGCGTTGGCGGGGCTGGTGAGTCAGGAGCAGAGCCTGCCGCTGACGGACATTCACGAGCGTCAGGGCCTCGGGGTCGTGGCCATGACCGCGCAAGGCGAGGCGGCGCTGGGACGTCCCGAACTGTTCGCGCAACTGGGCATCGTCACGACGACCGTTCCCGAGCACGATGGGCCGATCGCCGGGTTGGCGCTGAATGGTGAGTTTGTTGCCTGGTTGTTGTTGGCCGATAGCGTCAAACCGGAAGCGCGCTTTGCCCTCAATGAATTGCGTGAACTGGGTCTGGGTCGCCAGTTGCTGCTGACCGGCGACCGTCAGAGTGTTGCGCAGACCCTCGCCCGCGAGGTCGGTCTGCAAGAGGTGGAAGCGCAGGCGCTGCCTGAGGACAAGCTCAACCGCGTGCTCAAGGAAATCGACAACGGTTTCCGGCCGATGGTGGTGGGTGACGGCATCAATGATTCGCTGGCGCTCAAGGCCGGGGTGGTGGGTGTGGCGATGGGCGCCGGCGGTGCCGACATCGCGCTGGCCTCGGCGGATATCGTGTTGATCGGCAGCGATCTGCGCCGTCTGGGCACCTGTGTGCGGCTGAGTCGTCAGTGCCGTCGAACCTTGCAGGTCAACGTGATCATCGGTCTGGGCTGGACCCTGGCGATCGTGGTGTTTGCGGCATTCGGCTGGCTCGGCGCGGCCGGAGCGATGATCGCCGCGCTGCTGCACAACCTCAGCACGCTGCTGGTGTTGGGCAATGCTGGACGGCTGCTGCGGTTTCAGGAGCCATTGCTCAAGCTCAAGGATGATCACTGA
- the hflC gene encoding protease modulator HflC: MSQSHTHDSHDHSGHDHGHAGHHHHHGHHHHGVPEEAGPFPWRRMGWALLLVGFAIAAASLVQVRSGEATVITRFGNPSRVLLEPGLSWRWPAPFEAAIPVDLRLRTTSSGLQDVGTRDGLRIIVQAYVAWQVQGDPDNVQRFMRAVQNQPDEAARQIRTFVGSALETTASSFDLADLVNTDASKVRIADFEAQLRQQIDQQLLATYGVRVVQVGIERLTLPSVTLTATVDRMRAERETIATERTAIGKREAAQIRSAAERDARMVQADATVKAAEIEAQSRVEAAQIYGRAYAGSPQLYNLLRSLDTLGTIMTPDTKLILRTDAAPFRVLVDGPPNVENKSGSQP, encoded by the coding sequence TTGAGCCAGTCGCACACTCACGATTCCCATGACCACAGCGGCCACGATCATGGCCACGCCGGGCATCACCATCATCATGGGCATCATCACCACGGTGTGCCGGAAGAGGCGGGGCCATTCCCGTGGCGGCGCATGGGCTGGGCGTTGTTGCTGGTGGGGTTTGCCATCGCGGCGGCAAGCCTGGTCCAGGTGCGCTCGGGCGAGGCCACCGTCATCACTCGTTTCGGTAATCCGTCGCGGGTACTGCTTGAGCCGGGTTTGAGCTGGCGTTGGCCGGCGCCGTTCGAAGCGGCGATCCCGGTGGATCTGCGCCTGCGTACCACCTCCAGTGGGTTGCAGGATGTCGGCACCCGCGACGGTTTGCGCATCATCGTTCAGGCCTACGTGGCGTGGCAGGTGCAGGGCGACCCGGACAATGTGCAGCGTTTCATGCGCGCGGTGCAGAACCAGCCGGACGAAGCGGCGCGGCAGATTCGCACCTTTGTCGGCTCGGCGCTGGAGACAACCGCCAGCAGTTTCGACCTGGCGGATCTGGTGAACACCGATGCCAGCAAAGTGCGTATTGCCGATTTCGAAGCGCAACTGCGTCAGCAAATCGACCAACAGTTGCTCGCCACTTACGGTGTGCGCGTGGTGCAGGTGGGCATCGAACGCCTGACCTTGCCTTCGGTCACGCTCACCGCCACAGTCGATCGGATGCGCGCCGAGCGTGAAACAATTGCCACCGAACGCACCGCCATCGGCAAGCGAGAAGCCGCGCAGATCCGTTCTGCTGCCGAGCGCGATGCGCGAATGGTCCAGGCCGATGCCACGGTGAAGGCCGCAGAAATCGAAGCACAGTCGCGGGTCGAAGCCGCGCAAATCTACGGCCGTGCCTACGCTGGCTCGCCGCAGCTGTACAACCTGCTGCGCTCGCTCGATACCCTCGGCACTATCATGACCCCGGACACCAAGCTGATCCTCCGTACCGACGCCGCGCCATTCCGCGTTCTGGTAGACGGCCCGCCGAATGTCGAAAACAAATCCGGATCGCAGCCATGA
- a CDS encoding dihydroorotase, with amino-acid sequence MSSVLIRNARLVNEGREFDGDLLVSHGRIVKIARSIDGENACVEIDANGQWLLPGMIDDQVHFREPGAPAKGCIHIESRAAVAGGITSFMDMPNTRPATLTLEALADKKRRAAINSVANYGFHFGVSQDNLDTVAALNPCEVAGVKVFMGASTGNMLVDDPRTLERLFAEVPTILLAHCEHTPSIEANAARLRERLGEHLPANIHALIRDAEACYRSSSLAVELARRHGTRLHVLHLTTARELELFEDKPLAQKHISAEVCLHHLLFDDRDYPALRNLIKCNPAIKTQTDRDALRAALLSNRLDVIGSDHAPHTWAEKQRPYTEAPSGLPLVQHALPALLELVADGVLPITTLVAKTSHRVADLFAIPDRGYLREGYWADLVLVEPLALEVSRQPILSQCGWTPFADKTFRYRVNTTLVSGQIAWREQRINEGCQGLALRFMR; translated from the coding sequence ATGAGCAGCGTGCTGATTCGCAACGCCAGACTGGTCAATGAAGGACGCGAGTTCGACGGTGATCTGCTGGTCAGCCATGGCCGCATCGTCAAGATCGCGCGCAGCATCGACGGTGAAAATGCCTGTGTGGAAATCGACGCCAATGGCCAATGGCTGTTGCCGGGGATGATTGATGACCAGGTGCATTTTCGCGAACCAGGAGCGCCGGCCAAAGGCTGCATCCACATCGAGTCGCGCGCAGCGGTGGCGGGCGGTATCACCAGCTTCATGGACATGCCCAACACCCGACCGGCCACCCTCACCCTCGAAGCACTGGCGGATAAAAAACGCCGCGCGGCGATCAACTCGGTGGCCAACTATGGCTTCCACTTCGGTGTCAGTCAGGACAACCTCGACACCGTCGCCGCGCTCAATCCTTGCGAAGTGGCCGGGGTCAAAGTGTTCATGGGCGCGTCCACCGGCAACATGTTGGTGGACGATCCGAGGACTCTCGAGCGTTTATTCGCCGAAGTGCCGACAATACTGCTGGCGCATTGCGAACACACGCCGAGCATCGAGGCCAATGCAGCACGTCTGCGCGAACGCCTCGGCGAACACCTGCCAGCGAATATCCATGCACTGATTCGCGATGCCGAGGCTTGCTACCGCTCCTCTTCGCTGGCGGTGGAACTGGCCAGACGTCACGGCACCCGCCTGCACGTTTTGCATCTGACCACCGCTCGCGAACTCGAGTTGTTCGAGGACAAGCCGCTCGCCCAGAAACACATCAGCGCTGAAGTCTGCCTGCATCATCTGCTGTTTGATGACCGCGACTATCCAGCCCTCCGCAACCTGATCAAGTGCAATCCGGCGATCAAGACCCAAACCGACCGTGACGCCTTGCGCGCAGCGTTACTAAGCAATCGACTGGACGTGATCGGCAGCGATCACGCACCGCATACCTGGGCGGAAAAACAGCGCCCGTATACCGAGGCACCGTCCGGTTTACCGTTGGTGCAACACGCCCTGCCGGCACTGCTGGAGCTGGTGGCCGATGGCGTGCTGCCGATCACCACGTTGGTGGCGAAGACCAGCCATCGGGTGGCGGATCTGTTTGCGATTCCGGATCGGGGTTATTTACGCGAGGGGTATTGGGCGGATCTGGTGCTGGTTGAGCCCTTGGCTCTTGAGGTGTCGCGGCAACCGATTCTGTCGCAATGCGGGTGGACGCCGTTTGCTGACAAGACTTTTCGCTATCGGGTGAATACCACGTTGGTGTCGGGGCAGATCGCCTGGCGGGAGCAGCGTATCAACGAAGGATGTCAGGGGCTGGCGCTGCGATTCATGCGGTGA
- a CDS encoding DUF3617 domain-containing protein yields the protein MNVRLLGLALGLGLAMPVVAQAQMLQPGLWEMTSSNVKVDDQPMDVQSILGQLQGQMTPQQRATLEKNGINIGGKGIRACLTPQQVATNDIPLADPQSGCKQQITERTGNQWKFRFSCPKAQGTGVATFLSDREFTTVANGTFNAIGINQKGSLETRAVWLGQDCGTVKPRA from the coding sequence ATGAACGTTCGTCTGCTGGGTTTGGCGCTGGGCCTGGGTTTGGCAATGCCGGTGGTTGCGCAGGCGCAAATGCTGCAGCCGGGGCTATGGGAAATGACCTCAAGCAACGTCAAGGTCGATGACCAGCCCATGGATGTGCAATCGATCCTTGGCCAGTTGCAAGGCCAGATGACCCCGCAGCAGCGTGCGACGCTGGAAAAGAACGGAATCAACATCGGCGGCAAGGGCATTCGTGCCTGCCTGACGCCGCAGCAAGTGGCGACCAACGATATTCCGCTGGCCGATCCGCAATCGGGCTGCAAACAGCAGATCACCGAACGCACCGGTAACCAGTGGAAATTCCGCTTCAGCTGCCCTAAAGCGCAAGGCACGGGTGTCGCGACGTTCCTCAGTGATCGTGAGTTCACCACGGTGGCCAACGGCACGTTCAATGCGATCGGGATCAACCAGAAGGGCAGCCTGGAAACCCGCGCGGTGTGGTTGGGTCAGGATTGCGGCACCGTGAAGCCAAGAGCTTAA
- the hflK gene encoding protease modulator HflK, producing the protein MQVDLDVDGTQVTGLPRFQQAATQGRRLRRLAIGLGGLAGAGWVLALFVELFAAQSIWPALLVNLGAALLVLVAGLQSAWWVTQWRAGVIDPPVSVALTEELEPVAPDGWYERLLERLSQCGLHLLGQIGAATLWLGGWSVLVVLAVGQVWNLALPAAAVGLSATVGAALMLLLGFGLLVLERQLAQESPAQWPEAGSLAQLARVAIISLVLGALCLLFASEASVWPVRLAVLIGILPGFVAIELLLRAVLSIFSPRREQLEPTLLARSFVADMLRWPPQPLLALQHELHNRFGIDLRQIWAFSYMRRAFLPVLALVAAVGWLLTGIHEIPLQGRGIYERFGKPVQVFGPGLHAGLPWPLGRVLNVENGVVHELATSVGDAPAPTQAEPAEGPAPMVANRLWDASHVNDKSQVIASSRGDQQSFQIVNMDVRFVYRIGLGDQDALAATYNNADVPTLIRSTASRILVHDFASRTLDGLLGADRVGLGEEIGHAVQGDLQKLDSGVEILATVVEAIHPPAGAANAYHGVQAAQIGAQALISRERGAAAEASNQAQLQASLARDQASASAREINATAQAADLKFKAEQKAYASAGQAFVLEQYLSQLSLGLNKAKLLVLDHRLGGSSNAPTIDLRTFTLPADPTPARTTAQPGVAP; encoded by the coding sequence ATGCAAGTCGATCTGGATGTCGATGGCACGCAAGTGACCGGGTTGCCGCGCTTTCAACAAGCGGCCACACAGGGGCGACGTTTGCGTCGTCTGGCCATCGGTCTCGGCGGATTGGCCGGGGCAGGGTGGGTGCTGGCGCTGTTTGTCGAACTGTTTGCCGCGCAATCGATATGGCCGGCCTTGTTGGTGAATTTGGGCGCGGCTTTGCTGGTGTTGGTCGCCGGCTTGCAGTCGGCGTGGTGGGTGACGCAATGGCGTGCAGGGGTGATTGACCCGCCGGTATCGGTGGCGCTGACCGAGGAGCTGGAGCCAGTAGCGCCGGATGGCTGGTACGAACGGCTGCTGGAGCGGTTGAGTCAGTGCGGCCTGCACCTGCTCGGTCAGATTGGCGCGGCCACGTTGTGGCTGGGCGGCTGGTCAGTACTGGTGGTGCTCGCCGTCGGGCAGGTGTGGAATCTGGCATTGCCTGCCGCTGCGGTCGGGTTGTCGGCCACGGTGGGCGCGGCGCTGATGTTGCTGTTGGGTTTCGGCTTGCTGGTGCTGGAGCGGCAACTGGCTCAGGAGAGTCCAGCGCAATGGCCGGAAGCCGGGTCTCTCGCGCAACTGGCGCGGGTGGCGATCATCAGCCTGGTGCTGGGCGCGTTGTGCCTGCTGTTCGCCAGCGAGGCTTCGGTGTGGCCAGTACGGCTTGCGGTGTTGATCGGGATCTTGCCGGGATTCGTCGCGATCGAGTTGCTATTGCGCGCAGTCCTGTCGATATTCAGTCCTCGTCGTGAACAGCTCGAACCGACCCTGCTGGCACGCAGTTTTGTCGCTGACATGCTGCGCTGGCCGCCGCAGCCGCTTCTGGCCTTGCAGCACGAATTGCACAATCGTTTCGGCATCGATCTGCGCCAGATCTGGGCGTTCAGTTACATGCGCCGCGCCTTTCTGCCGGTGCTGGCGCTGGTCGCTGCGGTCGGCTGGTTACTGACCGGTATCCACGAAATCCCGCTGCAAGGGCGCGGTATCTACGAGCGCTTCGGCAAGCCGGTGCAAGTGTTTGGCCCCGGATTGCACGCCGGTCTGCCGTGGCCATTGGGCCGTGTATTGAACGTCGAGAATGGCGTGGTGCATGAGTTGGCGACCAGCGTCGGCGATGCTCCCGCGCCAACCCAGGCTGAGCCTGCCGAAGGCCCGGCACCGATGGTCGCCAACCGCTTGTGGGATGCCAGCCACGTCAACGACAAATCCCAGGTGATCGCCAGCAGCCGTGGCGATCAGCAGAGCTTTCAGATCGTCAACATGGACGTGCGCTTCGTCTATCGCATCGGCCTGGGTGATCAGGATGCCTTGGCCGCCACTTACAACAACGCTGATGTGCCGACGCTGATTCGCAGCACCGCGAGCCGGATTCTGGTTCACGATTTTGCCTCGCGCACCCTCGACGGTTTGCTCGGTGCTGACCGGGTAGGGCTGGGCGAAGAAATCGGCCATGCGGTGCAAGGCGATCTTCAGAAACTCGACAGCGGTGTGGAGATTCTCGCCACCGTGGTCGAAGCAATTCATCCCCCTGCCGGCGCCGCCAATGCTTATCACGGCGTGCAAGCCGCGCAGATCGGCGCGCAGGCGTTGATCTCCCGTGAGCGCGGTGCTGCGGCAGAGGCGAGTAACCAGGCGCAGTTGCAGGCCAGTCTCGCCCGCGATCAGGCGAGTGCCAGCGCCCGTGAAATCAACGCCACCGCGCAGGCGGCGGATCTGAAATTCAAGGCTGAGCAGAAAGCCTATGCCAGCGCTGGCCAGGCGTTCGTGCTCGAGCAATATCTGAGTCAGCTCAGCCTGGGTCTGAACAAGGCCAAATTGTTGGTACTCGACCACCGTTTAGGCGGCAGCAGCAATGCGCCGACCATCGATCTGCGTACGTTTACGCTGCCGGCTGATCCCACGCCTGCGCGCACCACCGCTCAACCAGGAGTTGCCCCTTGA